In Verrucomicrobiota bacterium, the genomic window GCGGTGTGCGACCGCGGCATTGTGCTCGATCGCGGGTGCGTGGTGTGCGACGGCTCGATCCGCGAGGCCATCGAGCAGGTCCGGCTGCGCTTCGTGGGCCATGACCCTGAGACGCCCAGCTCGCCGGGCGCGCGGGAGTGGGGTGATCCGGAGGTCGGCCTGGTGCGCATGGACATGCGCCAGGCGCGTCTGTTGGGGGCGAACGTGTACGAGCTGCACCAGGGCGAGTGGGCACAGCTCGCGGTCACCGTGCGGACACCGGCGCCCGTCGAGCGTCCGACGCTCGGCGTGATCATGCGCAACGCGCTCGGCAAGGAAGTCTGCGGCTACTCGACGGTCAATTCGAGCGTCGCAGTGCCGCGGATCGACGTTGGCGAGTTCTCGTTCGAGGCACGCATTCCCCTCAACGTGCCGCCGGGCATGTACACGTTCCGCGTGAGCATCGCCGACCGGGTGATCGAGCCGCCGCGGCTGGTCCACGTCTGGGAAGACGTGTGCGCTGTCCGGGTGCGGAGCGTGGGCTATACCGTGCGCGGCATGGTTGATCCTGGTATCGAGATTGTATATGGTACCGAGGTCTACTCGCTTCGTCTCGAGAACGAGCGCCGACGCGGTGCGCGACCGAGCGGCGGGTAGAACACGGTGCGGCTGCTGCGAGCCGACGGCTTGACACACTCGGCACACGGAACCTAGGTCCGGTTCGCCCGCCTGAGAGGCGCGACACTGTGACCCGGCTTTCTTGTGCAACCGATCCTCCTGTACTTCAAGGAACGCGAGGCGCATGGGCGATAAGAACCTGGCCACGAAACTGATCGACAAGGCACGGCAGTTCGCCGAGGCGACACCCGACGAGCGGATCGCCGCCATCCGCGATCTGCCGCGCCTCATGCTCCAGATGGCCAAGGCCGCCGTTGCGCCTCCGTCCGAGGATCGCGAGGATCCGCGCGTGGCGGAGCTGCTGGGCCACGCTCTTGTCTGGGGCACGAGGAAGCAGGCGAAGCTCCTCGGCGCGGAGGCGCGGCCGACGGATTGGGCTTATCGCTGGGTCATCGGACAGCTTCGCGTCATCCGTTTCCTGAACGGAGGCGACAGCCTCGTGGACAAGGTTCTCGTTGACTTGGGCGCGGGGCGATGGAACCCGGTCATGGTCGAGTATGCCGACAAGGTCCGCCACGCGTGGCTTGTCGACAGAGTCGAGCCGGGTACGTCTTTTGGACGCGGCACGTTTCTTCGGGCCGACCTCGAGGCGCCTCTGCCGCTGCCGTCGGGCGGCGCCGATATTGTCGTCTGCGTCAACACGCTCGAACACCTCTCGGGCGAGGGCCGTCTGGATCTCATGCGTGAGATCGAGCGTGTCCTGGCGCCCGGGGGCCGCGCGCTCATTACCATGTCGTACCTCTTCGATCTGGACGACAACGCGCTTTCGGTGCTCTCGAAGGACCCGACGCTCGCTGAGCAAGGCAACTCGATTACGTCGCGCGTCGACGCGGCGGCCCTGCTGGCCGCGGCGCCGCGGCTGCGCCTGCTGGGCGAATCGGATCGCTCGTTGTTGCCGGGTTTCGAGGGCTTCGACGAGCGTGCGGTGCGCGGCATCAGCGGCCTTCTCACCGAGCGGCTTGCCGACTCCGAGTGGGCGACTCTGGCGCCGCAGACCAACGCGCTTGGGCTAAGCTGGGCCGTGTTGGGCATGGCACTCGAGAAGCCGGCCGTGGGCGACATTGAGGCCGCCTGCGCATTGAGGGGAAGGGCTGCGGCGCCGTGCGGCGTCTCGCAGGCGAGGCGCCGTTTTGAGCAGGTCCTGACGGCCTGCCCGACACTCGAGGGGAAGAGGGTCCTCGTGCTGAACGACGATGCCGGCGAGCTGTCCGGCGCCATCGAGCACGCGGGCGCAAAGGTCCAGTCCTGCGTCGCGAATATGGAAGGGTATGCGGCGGTCAAGGCGCGCTACCCCGACCGCACCTGTTGGGTCCACGACCTCGAGCAGCCGTGGAACCTGCGCGTCGGCGACCGCTACGACCTGGTTGTCGTGTTCGATGTGCTGCACAGGCTTGCCGACCCCGAGCCGCTCATCGCGTACATGACGCAGCTCGCGCCGCAGATCGTGCTCGACACGATCGTGCTTGATTCCGAGCGCGAGGAGATCATGCTCTTCGAGCCCGGCGCATCGGTGCGTTGCGCGCCCAGCCCGTCGTGGATCAAGGAGCGGTTCGAGCGCCTCGATGTGGACGTACACGACGTGTCCGGCGCCGTCGAGGACGGACCCGATGGGTGCTACACCTGGGTGCCGCAGGGCACCGGCGCGCACGACAAGGACGGACACCCGCTCCGGCGGTTCTACTTGTGCCGGCGGCGGCGCGATGCACTCTCACCGCTCCTTGTCCACGTGCACATGCAGAAGACGGGCGGCCAGTCGGTCAATGCGTTCCTCGGCAAGCATTCGTGGTACCGAATGATTCACTACTACAAGGACAATCCGATGGTGGCGCGCTGGGACGTGTTCCACCGCTTGGTCAACGAGAAGCCGGAGCCGTTGATCTTCACGTCGCACGTCACGCGGTTCAGCTTCCCGCCGTTGCTCGGCGGGCGGTTGGCGCTTTACTTTGCGATCTTCCGCCACCCGTACGACACGATTTTCTCCTATATCAAGTACATCAAGAAGAACTACGCGCTGCAGGTGCCGTCGCTGCGCAAGATCTTGCCAGGCAACATCCAGGAGATGCCCATCGAGGACATCATGAAGTGGTATATGCGCAATCCCACGCCGTTCCACTTCACGGGGCACGTGCTGCCGGTGTTCTTCCTGACGCAGACGGGGGACATCGAGCGCGCGAAGGAGATCGCCGAGCGGTTCTTTTTCGTCGGAATCACGGAGGAGATGCCGCGCAGCATGGAGGTGCTTCAGCGCAAGCTCCATCCCTACGGCTTCCATTTCCCCGAGGTGCCGTGGGAGAAGAAGAACATGACGAGCGACGTGAAGCTTGCCGGCTACGACGTTCGTACGGACCAGGAATTCCTCGATTACGCCGCGAAGCATCTGGGGCACGAGCTGGCCTTCTACGAGTGGGCACGCGAGCGGTTCGAGCGTGAAGCGACGCGCTTCGGCGTCGTCGGCGAAGAGCCCGACGCCCGTTGACCGGCCATCACCGTTGCAGGGATCCGCAATGGCGACACATCAGGAACTCTACCTGCCCCACGTTGGGTGGGTGCGTCATGCGCCAGGCGACGAGGTCGCCGCGTACCTCAACCAAGGCTGGTACGAGTATCGCGAGCAGGCGTTCACGTGGCTTTCCTTGAGGCCGGGCGACGTTGTGGTCGACTGCGGCGCACACTTTGGGCTCTACTCGCTCATTGCCGCGCGCGCGATGGAAGACCGCGGGACCGTACTTGCCGTCGAACCGAATCCGGAATCGGCTGCAGTGCTCGCGGGCAACCTCGAACGAAGCGGGGCGACGTGCGCACGCGTCGTCGAGGGGGCAATCGCTGCGCAAGCCGGCAGGGCGGTCCTCTACGTCGGCGGGCCGGACAAGGCGGCGTTTGCCGGGCTGAGCGCGCCGAGCGAGGACGCCCGGCAGGTTGAGGTTCGGACGACTACGTTGGATGCGTTGCTTGACGAAGGTGGCATCCGGCGTGTGGACTTCGTCAAGATCGACGTCGAGGGCGCCGAGCTCGACGTGCTCGAGGGTGCGAAGCGCGCGATCCGCTTGGGCGCGCTCCCGCTGCTCATGGTCGAGTTCAATGAGAACAACCTGCGGCGCACCGGCCGGACGACGAAGGAGCTTGCGGACGCGCTCACGGCGGCCAAGTACACGCTCTGCCGCTTCGACGACGAACGGTGCGAGCTCGTGCCGTGCACGATCAGCGAACCGGTCTGGTACGACAACGTGTTTGCCGCGAGGGAGCCGGAGACGGTCAACGCGCGGCTGCGCGCGGTCGAGCGTGCGCGCCGACGCGTGGTAGACGAGATCATCCAGCGCGGGCGCGACGCGAGCCGCGTTTACGCTAGGCAGACCGCCGCGGAAGAGCGTGAACGGCAGACACAGCGCAGCCTGGATGCGGCGGCCGAACGCGTGCACATGCTCGAGCAGCACCTGAAAAGCCTGCTCACTTCGAAGTACCTGCGCGCGGGATGGAGCACGAGGATTGTCCGGAGGCCTGAGTGGGTGGACGACTTCCTGCGTGAGGTCGAGGACCACGAGCGACGGCGGACGGATTCCGCGCCATGAAGCCGCCGCTGTCAGTCGTCATTGTCACGTACAACCCCCGCCCCCGCGTGCTCGAGTGGGCCATTGACTCGATCGAGCGGCAGACCCTGCCGAAGGACCAATTCGAGCTGCTTCTCGTTGACAACAATTCCGATCCGCCTCTCGACCTCGATGAGCTTCGGCGTGGGCGCTCGTGCGAGATGCGGCTCGTGCGGGAGCCGCGACAGGGCAACGTGTTCTCGCGCTGCAAGGGCATCGTTGAAGCGCGCAGCGATCTGATCGTGTTCGTTGACGACGACAACTTCCTCGCCCCCGATTACCTGGCCGAGTCGTTGCGCATCGCGCAGGTGCAACCGAGCATCGGCACGTTCAGCGGCATCTGCGACGCCGTGCACGAGCGGCCCGTGCCGCGGTGGAGACGGTGCATACTGCCGCACGTCTACCCGTATCTCGCCGTCCGCAACTACGGCGACCGTGTGATCACGTCGAGCGAGGACAGGTGGGGGCCGTGGGAGCCGCCGACATCGGGTATGGTGCTGCGCAAGGACGTCGGGATGCGTTTCGTCGACTTCGTCGAGCAGTCACCGGCCGCGCAGGGGCTTGGGCGCAAGGGGAAGTCGTCGCTGCTCGCGTGCGAGGATTCGCTCCTGGCTCGGATGGCGTACCGGCTCGGGTATTCGTGCTCCTACCAGCCTTCGCTGCGGCTGTATCATTATATCAAGGCGTCGCGCCTTGAACTGCGATACCTTTACCGGCTCATGTACGGGCTGGGGCGGTCGTACGTGTTGCTCGATCGCGTGCTCGGACGGCCGCTCGAAGGTTCGGCGCAGACGATCAACACGGCGAGCATCAGTGTCGCGCTCGTGAAGCGGTTTCTCGGCCGGCTGCTGCACTACCAGCTCGCGGGACCGATCCTGTGGGGGTGGGACGCGGGGTTTTTCATCGAGCTTCGGCGCCAACACCAGCGGGCCGTGCGGGCATTACCGCCATGCTGACGTTCTCGATTGTCATACCCAACTTCAATTCGGGCGCGGTGCTCGAGCGGTGCATCGAGTCGCTGCTCGCGCAGGGGCATTCCGCGCTTCAGCTCATCATGGCCGATGGCGGCAGCACGGACGAGTCGCGCGCCATGATCGACAAGTATCGCGAGCATTTCGACGTCGTCATCAGCGAGAAGGACGACGGGCAGGCCGACGGGATCAACAAGGGGCTTTCGCGCGCCACGGGCGATGTCGTCGGCTGGCTGTGCGCCGACGACGAGCTGCTGCCGGGCGCGCTCCAGCACGTTGCCGAGACGTTCGAGCTGCACCCCAACGCGGATGTAGTCAACGGGGCGTGCGAACGGCGCTATCCCGACGGTTCACGGGTCATCTACAAACCGGACGCCGATCCGTGGAGCGTGATCACCGTCAAGGACGTGATCGAACAGCCGAGCACGTTCTGGCGTCGCGCGCTCCATGAGCGGCTCGCGCCGCTGGCGAGCGATTACTATATGGCGTTCGATTGGGACCTGTGGATTCGCATGCGCAACGCGGGCGCGAAGATCGTTACGACAAATCGCGTGCTGTCGCGTTACTACTTCACCGAGGAGAACAAGTGCGGGCGTGCGGGCAACCGGTTCGCGGAGGAGGCGTTCCGCATTATTCGCCAATACGGTCCGCTCGGTGGCCGGCTCGCGTTCGTCTACCGATTCATCTACAGGCATTTCGACCTCAAGGGCTGCTATGACCGCCCGGTCACCTGCTCACGCGCGCGGTGGTTGGCCTACTGGCTCACGCGCGCCGTTCTCAACGTCCTCATCGGGCCCCGACTGCTCAACATGTACAACTGGCACTTCGCATCCTGCCAGGAGCGCGGCCTGAAGTGGTGGGAGTAGATGCGCGAGGTCTTCTCTGAGCGACAAGGGCAATACCCTCAATCGCCCCTGACGGGGCTCGGATTGTTTCGCCCCGACGCGAACCACGGGCTATCGCCCGTGGCTACTGCCAACCGCCCCTGACGGGGCTCGGATTGGTCCGGCCCGGCGCAAACCACGGGCTATCGCCCGTGGCTACTGCCAATCGCCCCTGACGGGGCTTCAGAAGGGGCTTTCGTGCCAACGAGTTACACGATGCCCAGCATTCGCGCCATCACGCTCCTGTGAGAAACGCGGGCTACGGGTATTGACGTGTTCCCGGTGCGGGAGAGCTATGCCCCGACGTCGTCGTCTCAAGAGCCTTCCCAACCGATCCTCACACTCCAGGCGATGTCTTTCAGCCTTTGGCCTTTGTGCCCGTGAGTTCGGGGGGATGGGTCTTTGGGGAGAGCTATCAGTCCCACTCCAGCCGGTCGGCGTTGGCGGCGGCAAGGCTGCCGAGGACACGGGCGGCGAGGAAGGTGGCGTAGACAAGGATGACGCTGGCAGCGAAGAGCAGGACATAGGTATGCGGGGCGAGCTGGGCAAGGTCCGAGAAGCTCTCGAGCGACCAGTAGGCCTTGATTGTGGAGCCGAACACGTGGATGGCGAGGAGAGCCACGACGAGGGGTACGGCATAGAAGGCGATGCAGGTGAGCGCGTAGTGCCCGGCAACCCGCACGAGGCGCGGCACGAACATGAACGGGTTGAGGCCGCGCAGCGAGTCGAGTCGCGCAACGGCAAGTAGCGACATGGGCAGCATAGCCAAACCGAGCACGGCCAGCACGCGCACGACGAGCGAGAAGCCGGGCCGGATGACAAACAGGATGAGCGTGCCGACGTTGGCGGACATCATCCGGCCAAACTGCTCCCACGTGGCGGGCGTGCCATCGGCAAGGCGTGCGGCAGCGACGGCCGGCAGCGTCCAAAGAATCAGCACCGCGGCGAGGCGGAGAGCAGTGCCGATCATGTAAAGGGGCGGAGCCTCGCTCGGCGCGGCGGGCGGGCCCTCTTCTCGCAGGGCCGTTGTGCGGATCGTGCCGAACAGAAGCATGACGAGGTAGCCGCCGGCGATGAACCAGAAAAACGCGGCGGCGATGATGCCGACCACGGCGTGTGCGGTGGCAGCGAAGCCGTACGCGACCGGGGCAGCGAGCACCAACGCGAGAACAAAGAGTGCACTGAGGAACAGGACAAGAGCGCCGCGCCCCCAGAGCGGCCAGACAGGCGCCGCAACGAGATAGTGACTGAACGTGTGTGCGGGGCCAACGGTCTCTCGCACTTCGAGCGGATCGAGCCGACCACCGCACTCGGGGCAGATCAGAACGCTGGCGTGTTCACTGCCGCCGTGGACGGCGCAGTCGGTGCAGAACTTCTTCGCGCATCCGGCGCACGAGAAGGCGGCGGCTTTGCGGTCATTGACGCAGTGCGACATGGGCGCACCCCCACACGCGACGGCACGGACGGCGTTGGGCCAGACCCTCACAGACAGCAAGCTCTTACACCATGCGCGCAGGATACGCAAGGGCAGATTGCTGCGTGGCGCCGGCCGGGCGTGGGCGCCTCGCTTGGGGCTGCACTGCAGGTTGCCTGAATCGTCCCGAGCAAGACTAGCCACAACGGTGAGGCGAGCGCGCGGGTAGACGTCTTCCCCGTCTGCTCCGTGGGGAGGAGGGCCAAGTGCGCTACGGAGCGGGTGTGAGCTGCAACAGCTCCAGTAGCCGTGTGGCGACCTCCTCGAGTATCCGGTCGGAGGCCTTGCCGAGTCGTCTCCTCAACAGGCCTCTATCGAGGGCCGCGAGCCGGCAGATCCGGAACACCGAATCCACTTGGAGTCCACTCTGCCGGAAGTCCGCGTCCGCTTGGTGCAGCACGAAGTCGCTCGTGCGGGCCTTTCGGGCCTGCGAAGAGATCATGAGACAGACAACGTCAGGATCCGATGCATTGTGTCCATCGCTTGAGAGGACAAGCGCGGGGCGCACCGCGTTGGAGGAGAGATCAGAGAAGGGAAAGCAGACCAGAACCACTTCACCCCTTCTGACAGTGGGGGCGTTCACAGCGGCTCGCCATCCTCGATTGTGTAGATATCCTCGCCCGGGTCAGCGAGGTAGTCAAAGCAACCTGCCCCTTCGAGATGAACGAGTAGACGTTCGTCGGGAACCTCCGTATAGGCAACCGGGACAACCGCCCGCACGTCTACTGTGAACTGAAAGTACGTGTACTTGAACCGCGTCCCCTCGGCGATCGGAACGGACTCATCAGGAGGTTCACCGGGGACCTGCAGTCGCTCCTCCCTCAAGTGCGGACTCATCTCTGCTCTCCGAGCTTCAGCACTTCAAAAGGTCGGTTTCCGACGAGCACGCCGTCACACAGGAACTGGAACTCGTAGAGACCCGGCTCGGGAAACGTGATGCCGCGGATGTTGAATCCGAGCTCCACCACTGCGTTCGGACTCTGAAACTCGACTGGCCCTTCGACCTCAAGGATCGGGTTGCCTTCGGACGACTTGACGCACTGCAACTGCGCCTGGCAGCGGCCGCGCCCCTCTGTAAGAGAGACGAATACAGAGAGGGCCGGATGTCTTACCGGAAACGTCTTCGCGTTGACGCGGTTGAAGATTCCGACAAGGGTCTTCTTCCCGGTCTCTCGATCCTCGATTATGCTGTCGCAGATGATGAACGCCAGGTTCTGCGGCGAAAGAGCATCCGGCATTCCGTCTTCCTTTCCTGGGGCACGAGTTCCGTCTCGGCTATCCCATACACCATTTGTGCCAGATTGTCCATCTCACGCGAGAGCCCTCAGGGCCGGCCATGCCCGCGCAAGCTACTGATGATGCGGAGGTTGGAGGCGGGGAACGTGTAGCGCGCAAAGTCGGTGGGGCGGGCCCAGGCGATACGTTGGGCATAGTGCGCGTGCGGGCGGCCGCGCGTGATGCGGCAGCGGTAGACGTGCAGGGTGACGTGGTAGTGGGTGTAAGTGTGATCAACCTCGCAGAGCTTCTCGCCTACTTCGACTTCGACGCCGAGCTCCTCGATCAGCTCGCGCCGGATGCAGGCGGCGATTGACTCGCGCGGCTCGCGCTTGCCGCCGGGGAACTCCCAGAGGCCGCCGAGGCGGTCGTCGTCGGGCCGCTGCTGGATGAGGTAGCGGCCACGCTCGCAGACGACGGCGACGCCGATGTCGTGCTTGAGGATCTTCGGGCGCCTGATTCTGACGGGCAGCCTGTCTTGCCAACCGCGCGCCTGGGCGGTGCAGAGCGTCTTGATGGAACAGGCGCCGCACTTCGGGACGCGTGGCGTGCAGACGAGCGCGCCGTGCTCCATCATCGCCTGGTTGAAGTCGCGCGCCTCGCCGTCTGGGATGAGGGCTTCGCTCAGCGTCCAGAGCAGCCTGCGCGTCGCCGCTTTTGAGGGGTCGCGCCGGATAGCGAAGACGCGGCAGAGCACGCGGGCGACGTTGCCGTCGAGGATCGGCGCGCGCAGGTTGCAGGCGATGCTCAGCACGGCGCCAGCCGTGTAGCGTCCGAGTCCGGGTAGCGCGCGCAGGGCATCGAAGTCGCGCGGTACGCGGCCGCCGTGTTTTTCGACGATGAAGCGGGCGGCCCTGTGCAAGTTGCGGGCGCGCGTGTAATAGCCGAGGCCTTCCCAGTGCTTGAGCACGTCGTCGAGCGGTGCGGCGGCAAGCACCTTGATCGACGGGAAGCGGCGCATCCAGCGCTGGAAGTAGTCTTTGACGCGCTCGACCTGGGTCTGTTGGAGCATCATCTCGGCAACGAGGACGCGGTAGGGCGTGATGCGGCGTCGCCACGGCAGGTCGCGCATGGTGGCGCGGAAATGCCTCAGCAGGCGGCGCCGGAAGATCGTCGCCTCGCGCGGATCGGGTTGTCCTCGAAGCTGTTTCATGGGTCTCACCCGGTCGTCCCGTTCGCGACATGCTAGGGGCCGGGGGCGCATCTGTCAAAGCGGGCTTTTCACAGGAGAGGGGTTTTGACATGACAAGCGGGGCCCGTATAATGCGCCCATCGTTGTTGTGGGAGGAGAGACTGCGCCGATGAAAGCCGCCGTGATCATCGTGGCCGTGCTGCTTGTCGTCAGCGCTGCGGGCATCATCGTTCTCGAGCTGCTTGTGTCGTCGGACTACGATGCGTCGAAGGAGCCGGTCGTCGTGCTCGCGGTGTGGGACGTCAAGCCTGCGCTCGACGAGATCATCGGTCGTTATGAGGCGCAGACCGGGCGGCGCGTCGAGGTGCGGTTCGGCTCATCGAGGGAGCTGCTCGCGCGGCTCAAGCTCGACGGCCGGGGCGACGTGTTGATCTGCTCCTCGGTCGTCGCGCGCGCGCGGGCCTCGAACGAGGGGCTCATCACCAGATGGGCGCCGGGCGCACTCGCCTACCTTGTTCCCGCCATCATCACGCGGTTTGACTGTCCCGTTGAGGTTACGGGCCTGGACACCCTCGTCGCCGAGGGCCTCTCGCTCGTCATCGCCGATCCCGAGCAGGAACCGATGGGCCGCTTCGCTGCCCACATGCTCGAGGAGGCGGGCCTCGGAAAGGACGCACGCGCTCTCATCGCCCTGACGCCGGCGGATGCGCCGACGGTTGTCGAGCTCGTGTCGCTTGGCAGGGTGGACGCGGCGATCGCCTGGGGCGCCATGCAGCAGTGGGACCCGGAGTTTCTACGCGTCCTGAAGGTCGAGCGCAGTGTGACGGGCGTTGCAGCCGTGCGGGTCGCGGTGACGACGTTTGCGCGAGACACGGCCGCCGCCGACGAGTTGGTTGCCGTGCTCCGCTCGGCCGAGTCGCAGGAGGTGTTCCGTAAGTGGCAGTACGCCGCCACGCTCGACGAGGCGGCCAAGGCGGCACCGCGCGTGAGTCGCGCGGGCCTCGGCAAAGAGCCCGACGTGCCGGAGCGCTGGCGCGGACAGACCGAAAACACTGATCCAGGAGAGACGCCATGAGTGACGTGCTCGGCCAGCCCGTGTTGCGGCGCCGCCGCATGGACGTGTTCCGCGTCCTGGCGGCATTGGCGGGCCTCGTCGTCATCGCCTACATCGTGCTGCTTGTCGTCGTCGACACGACGCTGCTCGGCCCGAACACGCTCGGCGAGCTGCTCTCGACCGAGCGGACACTGCGCTCGATTCTGCTCAGCCTTGCGGTGGCGCTTGTGGCGTCGGCGATGGCGATGGTCGTCGGCATTCCGGCTGCGTACGCGCTGTCGCGGCTGCGGCTGCCGGGCCGGGCGGTGTTCGACACACTTGTGGACGTGCCGATCGCGCTCTCGCCGATTGCGCTGGGCGTGATTCTGCTCGCGATGTTCAGCACGGGGCCGGGCCGGTTCGTCGAGGACAACGCCGTGGCGTTCAGCTACGCGCTGCCGGGCATTCTGCTCGCACAGCTTACGGTTGTGTGCGCACTGACAATCCGGCTGCTCAAGACGGCGTTCGACGACGTGTCCCCGCGGCTCGAGACGATCGCGCGGACGCTCGGGAGCACGCGGTGGCGCGCGTTCCGGCGAGTGACGCTGCCACTCGCCCGGCGGGGCGTGTTCGCGGCGTTTGTCATCTCGTTTGCGCGGGCGTTCGGCGAGTTCGGCGCGACGACGATGATCGCGGGGGTGGCCCCGGGGCCGCGCGAGACGTTGCCGGCCGGCATCTACCTCAAGTTCATGACGCTCGAGGTGAGCCATGCGGCGGGCCTGATCGTGCTCGGGATGCTCGTCGCGTTCGTCGTCATTCTCGTGCTGCGGATGGCGACATCGGCCGACCTGAAGCGAGAGATCTGGTAGGAGGCGCCATGATCGAGCTGATCAGTCTGAGCGTCCGGTTCGGGCTCTACCACCTTCACGAGGTGACGGCGAGCATCGAGACGGGCGAGTACTTCGTAGTCACCGGGCCCGCGGGCGGCGGCAAGACCGTGCTGCTCGAGACCCTCATCGGCCTCCATAGACACTATCGCGGCCGCATTCTGCTCGACGGGACGAACATGCGCGGCGTGCCGGTCGAGGCGCGCTCGATCGCCTACGTGCCGCAGGACTACGGCATTTTCCCCCACCTCAGCGTGCAGGCAAACCTCGTCTATGGCGCGCGTGAGCGCGGCCTGGGGCGCGACGACGTGGCCAAGGAGCTCGACGAGCTGCTGGACCTTTTCGACCTGCGCACGGTGTTGACGCGAACAAAGGCGGTGGGGTTGAGCACCAGCGAGCAGCAGCGGATCGCCATCGCCCGGGCGCTGCTCTCGCGGCCCGCCGTCCTGGTGCTTGACGAGCCGATGGCGTTTCTCGACGCGCCCGTGCGGCGCGAGATGATGCTGCGGCTCAAACGGCTCAAAGAGACTTCGGGCGTGACGATCATCCACGCCACGCGCGATCTCGACGAGGCCCTCGCCCTCGGCACGCGAGTCGCCGTGTTGATCGAAGGGCGCGTTCAGCAGGTCACGCGTCCCGACGCGCGGCGGATACGGCCTGCCGACGCGACGGTGGCGCGTTGGATAGCCGGACGCAACGT contains:
- a CDS encoding class I SAM-dependent methyltransferase, giving the protein MGDKNLATKLIDKARQFAEATPDERIAAIRDLPRLMLQMAKAAVAPPSEDREDPRVAELLGHALVWGTRKQAKLLGAEARPTDWAYRWVIGQLRVIRFLNGGDSLVDKVLVDLGAGRWNPVMVEYADKVRHAWLVDRVEPGTSFGRGTFLRADLEAPLPLPSGGADIVVCVNTLEHLSGEGRLDLMREIERVLAPGGRALITMSYLFDLDDNALSVLSKDPTLAEQGNSITSRVDAAALLAAAPRLRLLGESDRSLLPGFEGFDERAVRGISGLLTERLADSEWATLAPQTNALGLSWAVLGMALEKPAVGDIEAACALRGRAAAPCGVSQARRRFEQVLTACPTLEGKRVLVLNDDAGELSGAIEHAGAKVQSCVANMEGYAAVKARYPDRTCWVHDLEQPWNLRVGDRYDLVVVFDVLHRLADPEPLIAYMTQLAPQIVLDTIVLDSEREEIMLFEPGASVRCAPSPSWIKERFERLDVDVHDVSGAVEDGPDGCYTWVPQGTGAHDKDGHPLRRFYLCRRRRDALSPLLVHVHMQKTGGQSVNAFLGKHSWYRMIHYYKDNPMVARWDVFHRLVNEKPEPLIFTSHVTRFSFPPLLGGRLALYFAIFRHPYDTIFSYIKYIKKNYALQVPSLRKILPGNIQEMPIEDIMKWYMRNPTPFHFTGHVLPVFFLTQTGDIERAKEIAERFFFVGITEEMPRSMEVLQRKLHPYGFHFPEVPWEKKNMTSDVKLAGYDVRTDQEFLDYAAKHLGHELAFYEWARERFEREATRFGVVGEEPDAR
- a CDS encoding FkbM family methyltransferase, with amino-acid sequence MATHQELYLPHVGWVRHAPGDEVAAYLNQGWYEYREQAFTWLSLRPGDVVVDCGAHFGLYSLIAARAMEDRGTVLAVEPNPESAAVLAGNLERSGATCARVVEGAIAAQAGRAVLYVGGPDKAAFAGLSAPSEDARQVEVRTTTLDALLDEGGIRRVDFVKIDVEGAELDVLEGAKRAIRLGALPLLMVEFNENNLRRTGRTTKELADALTAAKYTLCRFDDERCELVPCTISEPVWYDNVFAAREPETVNARLRAVERARRRVVDEIIQRGRDASRVYARQTAAEERERQTQRSLDAAAERVHMLEQHLKSLLTSKYLRAGWSTRIVRRPEWVDDFLREVEDHERRRTDSAP
- a CDS encoding glycosyltransferase family 2 protein, whose amino-acid sequence is MKPPLSVVIVTYNPRPRVLEWAIDSIERQTLPKDQFELLLVDNNSDPPLDLDELRRGRSCEMRLVREPRQGNVFSRCKGIVEARSDLIVFVDDDNFLAPDYLAESLRIAQVQPSIGTFSGICDAVHERPVPRWRRCILPHVYPYLAVRNYGDRVITSSEDRWGPWEPPTSGMVLRKDVGMRFVDFVEQSPAAQGLGRKGKSSLLACEDSLLARMAYRLGYSCSYQPSLRLYHYIKASRLELRYLYRLMYGLGRSYVLLDRVLGRPLEGSAQTINTASISVALVKRFLGRLLHYQLAGPILWGWDAGFFIELRRQHQRAVRALPPC
- a CDS encoding glycosyltransferase, giving the protein MLTFSIVIPNFNSGAVLERCIESLLAQGHSALQLIMADGGSTDESRAMIDKYREHFDVVISEKDDGQADGINKGLSRATGDVVGWLCADDELLPGALQHVAETFELHPNADVVNGACERRYPDGSRVIYKPDADPWSVITVKDVIEQPSTFWRRALHERLAPLASDYYMAFDWDLWIRMRNAGAKIVTTNRVLSRYYFTEENKCGRAGNRFAEEAFRIIRQYGPLGGRLAFVYRFIYRHFDLKGCYDRPVTCSRARWLAYWLTRAVLNVLIGPRLLNMYNWHFASCQERGLKWWE
- a CDS encoding type II toxin-antitoxin system PemK/MazF family toxin; amino-acid sequence: MNAPTVRRGEVVLVCFPFSDLSSNAVRPALVLSSDGHNASDPDVVCLMISSQARKARTSDFVLHQADADFRQSGLQVDSVFRICRLAALDRGLLRRRLGKASDRILEEVATRLLELLQLTPAP
- the mutY gene encoding A/G-specific adenine glycosylase, producing the protein MKQLRGQPDPREATIFRRRLLRHFRATMRDLPWRRRITPYRVLVAEMMLQQTQVERVKDYFQRWMRRFPSIKVLAAAPLDDVLKHWEGLGYYTRARNLHRAARFIVEKHGGRVPRDFDALRALPGLGRYTAGAVLSIACNLRAPILDGNVARVLCRVFAIRRDPSKAATRRLLWTLSEALIPDGEARDFNQAMMEHGALVCTPRVPKCGACSIKTLCTAQARGWQDRLPVRIRRPKILKHDIGVAVVCERGRYLIQQRPDDDRLGGLWEFPGGKREPRESIAACIRRELIEELGVEVEVGEKLCEVDHTYTHYHVTLHVYRCRITRGRPHAHYAQRIAWARPTDFARYTFPASNLRIISSLRGHGRP
- a CDS encoding substrate-binding domain-containing protein, which codes for MKAAVIIVAVLLVVSAAGIIVLELLVSSDYDASKEPVVVLAVWDVKPALDEIIGRYEAQTGRRVEVRFGSSRELLARLKLDGRGDVLICSSVVARARASNEGLITRWAPGALAYLVPAIITRFDCPVEVTGLDTLVAEGLSLVIADPEQEPMGRFAAHMLEEAGLGKDARALIALTPADAPTVVELVSLGRVDAAIAWGAMQQWDPEFLRVLKVERSVTGVAAVRVAVTTFARDTAAADELVAVLRSAESQEVFRKWQYAATLDEAAKAAPRVSRAGLGKEPDVPERWRGQTENTDPGETP
- a CDS encoding ABC transporter permease, which encodes MSDVLGQPVLRRRRMDVFRVLAALAGLVVIAYIVLLVVVDTTLLGPNTLGELLSTERTLRSILLSLAVALVASAMAMVVGIPAAYALSRLRLPGRAVFDTLVDVPIALSPIALGVILLAMFSTGPGRFVEDNAVAFSYALPGILLAQLTVVCALTIRLLKTAFDDVSPRLETIARTLGSTRWRAFRRVTLPLARRGVFAAFVISFARAFGEFGATTMIAGVAPGPRETLPAGIYLKFMTLEVSHAAGLIVLGMLVAFVVILVLRMATSADLKREIW